One stretch of Meriones unguiculatus strain TT.TT164.6M chromosome 7, Bangor_MerUng_6.1, whole genome shotgun sequence DNA includes these proteins:
- the Gfap gene encoding glial fibrillary acidic protein isoform X2, whose translation MERRRITSARRSYASSETVVRGLGPSRHLGTIPRFSLSRMPPPLPTRVDFSLAGAVNAGFKETRASERAEMMELNDRFASYIEKVRFLEQQNKALAAELNQLRAKEPTKLADVYQAELRELRLRLDQLTASNARLEVERDNLAQDLDTLRRKLQDENTLRLEAESNLAAYRQEADEATMARVDLERKVESLEEEIQFLRKVHDEEVRELREQLAQQQVHVEMDVAKPDLTAALREIRTQYEAVATSNMQEAEEWYRSKFADLTDAASRNAELLRQAKHEANDYRRQLQALTCDLESMRGTNESLERQMREQEERHARESASYQEALARLEEEGQSLKEEMARHLQEYQDLLNVKLALDIEIATYRKLLEGEENRITIPVQTFSNLQIRGGKSTKEGEFHKVTRHLKRLTIQVVPIQAHQTVNGAPPALETSLDTKSMSEGHLKRNIVVKTVEMRDGEVIKESKQEHKDVM comes from the exons atggagcGGAGACGCATCACCTCTGCAAGACGCTCCTATGCTTCCTCCGAGACGGTGGTCAGGGGCCTGGGTCCTAGCCGCCACCTGGGTACCATCCCACGCTTCTCACTGTCTCGGATGcctcctccactccccaccaGGGTGGACTTTTCCCTGGCCGGGGCGGTCAATGCTGGCTTCAAGGAGACCCGGGCCAGTGAGCGCGCGGAGATGATGGAGCTCAATGACCGCTTTGCTAGCTACATCGAGAAGGTCCGCTTCCTGGAACAGCAAAACAAGGCGCTggcagctgagctgaaccagcttCGAGCCAAGGAGCCCACCAAGCTGGCTGACGTCTACCAGGCAGAGCTGCGGGAGCTGAGGCTGCGGCTGGACCAGCTCACTGCCAGCAATGCCCGGCTGGAGGTTGAGAGGGACAATCTCGCACAGGACCTCGACACCCTGAGGCGGAA GCTCCAAGATGAAAACACCCTgaggctggaggcagagagcAACCTGGCTGCCTACAGACAG GAGGCAGATGAAGCCACCATGGCCCGTGTGGATCTGGAGAGGAAGGTCGAGTCGCTGGAGGAGGAGATCCAGTTCTTGAGGAAAGTTCATGACGAG GAAGTTCGAGAACTCCGGGAGCAGCTGGCCCAACAGCAGGTCCATGTGGAGATGGATGTGGCCAAGCCAGATCTCACAGCAGCCCTGAGAGAGATTCGCACTCAATACGAGGCGGTGGCCACCAGTAACATGCAAGAGGCAGAGGAGTGGTATCGGTCCAAG TTTGCAGACCTCACAGACGCTGCTTCCCGCAACGCAGAGCTGCTCCGCCAGGCCAAGCATGAGGCTAATGACTACCGCCGCCAGCTACAGGCCTTGACCTGCGACCTGGAGTCTATGCGTGGCACG AACGAGTCCCTGGAGAGGCAGATGCGCGAACAGGAGGAGCGCCACGCGCGGGAGTCCGCAAGTTACCAGGAGGCCCTCGCTCGGCTGGAGGAGGAGGGCCAAAGCCTCAAGGAGGAGATGGCCCGTCACCTGCAGGAGTACCAGGATCTACTCAACGTTAAGCTAGCTCTGGACATCGAGATCGCCACCTACAGGAAATTGCTGGAGGGCGAGGAAAACCG CATCACCATTCCTGTACAAACTTTCTCCAACCTGCAGATCCGAG GGGGCAAAAGCACCAAAGAAGGGGAATTCCACAAAGTCACAAGACACCTCAAAAGGCTCACAATACAAGTTGTACCAATACAGGCTCACCAGACTGTAAATGGAGCCCCGCCAGCTCTTG AAACCAGCCTGGACACCAAGTCCATGTCAGAAGGCCACCTCAAGAGGAACATCGTGGTAAAGACGGTGGAGATGCGGGATGGTGAG gtcatTAAGGAGTCCAAGCAGGAGCACAAGGATGTGATGTGA
- the Gfap gene encoding glial fibrillary acidic protein isoform X1 yields MERRRITSARRSYASSETVVRGLGPSRHLGTIPRFSLSRMPPPLPTRVDFSLAGAVNAGFKETRASERAEMMELNDRFASYIEKVRFLEQQNKALAAELNQLRAKEPTKLADVYQAELRELRLRLDQLTASNARLEVERDNLAQDLDTLRRKLQDENTLRLEAESNLAAYRQEADEATMARVDLERKVESLEEEIQFLRKVHDEEVRELREQLAQQQVHVEMDVAKPDLTAALREIRTQYEAVATSNMQEAEEWYRSKFADLTDAASRNAELLRQAKHEANDYRRQLQALTCDLESMRGTNESLERQMREQEERHARESASYQEALARLEEEGQSLKEEMARHLQEYQDLLNVKLALDIEIATYRKLLEGEENRITIPVQTFSNLQIRETSLDTKSMSEGHLKRNIVVKTVEMRDGEVIKESKQEHKDVM; encoded by the exons atggagcGGAGACGCATCACCTCTGCAAGACGCTCCTATGCTTCCTCCGAGACGGTGGTCAGGGGCCTGGGTCCTAGCCGCCACCTGGGTACCATCCCACGCTTCTCACTGTCTCGGATGcctcctccactccccaccaGGGTGGACTTTTCCCTGGCCGGGGCGGTCAATGCTGGCTTCAAGGAGACCCGGGCCAGTGAGCGCGCGGAGATGATGGAGCTCAATGACCGCTTTGCTAGCTACATCGAGAAGGTCCGCTTCCTGGAACAGCAAAACAAGGCGCTggcagctgagctgaaccagcttCGAGCCAAGGAGCCCACCAAGCTGGCTGACGTCTACCAGGCAGAGCTGCGGGAGCTGAGGCTGCGGCTGGACCAGCTCACTGCCAGCAATGCCCGGCTGGAGGTTGAGAGGGACAATCTCGCACAGGACCTCGACACCCTGAGGCGGAA GCTCCAAGATGAAAACACCCTgaggctggaggcagagagcAACCTGGCTGCCTACAGACAG GAGGCAGATGAAGCCACCATGGCCCGTGTGGATCTGGAGAGGAAGGTCGAGTCGCTGGAGGAGGAGATCCAGTTCTTGAGGAAAGTTCATGACGAG GAAGTTCGAGAACTCCGGGAGCAGCTGGCCCAACAGCAGGTCCATGTGGAGATGGATGTGGCCAAGCCAGATCTCACAGCAGCCCTGAGAGAGATTCGCACTCAATACGAGGCGGTGGCCACCAGTAACATGCAAGAGGCAGAGGAGTGGTATCGGTCCAAG TTTGCAGACCTCACAGACGCTGCTTCCCGCAACGCAGAGCTGCTCCGCCAGGCCAAGCATGAGGCTAATGACTACCGCCGCCAGCTACAGGCCTTGACCTGCGACCTGGAGTCTATGCGTGGCACG AACGAGTCCCTGGAGAGGCAGATGCGCGAACAGGAGGAGCGCCACGCGCGGGAGTCCGCAAGTTACCAGGAGGCCCTCGCTCGGCTGGAGGAGGAGGGCCAAAGCCTCAAGGAGGAGATGGCCCGTCACCTGCAGGAGTACCAGGATCTACTCAACGTTAAGCTAGCTCTGGACATCGAGATCGCCACCTACAGGAAATTGCTGGAGGGCGAGGAAAACCG CATCACCATTCCTGTACAAACTTTCTCCAACCTGCAGATCCGAG AAACCAGCCTGGACACCAAGTCCATGTCAGAAGGCCACCTCAAGAGGAACATCGTGGTAAAGACGGTGGAGATGCGGGATGGTGAG gtcatTAAGGAGTCCAAGCAGGAGCACAAGGATGTGATGTGA
- the Fam187a gene encoding Ig-like V-type domain-containing protein FAM187A has product MRLAHITVLLWAWGHVQAFEIVEKENIFQRTPCPAFLMFDNAAYLADMSFELPCHCKPEDVSAVVWYYQKHLGSSHTMVLTDFDGRLLTEAAYIRVGSSMLARFSIRMFSLLVFRAQPEDTGLYFCGTRKGDYFYAYDVDIQSNKGIVATFKDKGQEPLPDEYHGDLHVFTTFWEWTLCDRCGVRGEQWRLGLCYLQNPGLSPRYLKTMPDVVSCGSRAVPRKLHTKTKYHTPEMLIQSCQVPCKKNHIQKGMLAIINYVAKLGSRPWLPQVPIQFHQQRLGHGLIISCPGARPEHAVAWDKDSQPLYRTQYLKGVNRSMRVFIDHGNHLHIRFTRLSDRGIYYCWRQGRKIAGFRLGVTSRGHYPASLSDPETRTAVELTLLGYALITVAFVTIHVCRCCCYSFRCCPNFAPDSLLQL; this is encoded by the coding sequence ATGAGGCTGGCCCACATCACTGTGCTCCTGTGGGCCTGGGGCCATGTCCAGGCCTTTGAAATTGTGGAGAAGGAGAACATTTTTCAGAGGACACCCTGTCCCGCTTTCCTGATGTTTGATAATGCCGCCTACCTGGCTGACATGAGCTTTGAGCTTCCCTGTCACTGCAAACCCGAGGATGTTTCAGCCGTGGTCTGGTATTACCAAAAGCACCTGGGGAGCAGCCACACCATGGTGCTCACAGACTTCGATGGGAGGCTGCTCACGGAGGCGGCTTACATTCGAGTCGGCAGCAGCATGCTGGCCCGCTTCAGCATCCGCATGTTCAGCTTGTTGGTGTTCCGTGCCCAGCCAGAGGACACGGGCCTGTATTTCTGTGGTACCCGCAAGGGGGACTATTTTTATGCCTATGATGTGGACATCCAAAGCAATAAGGGAATAGTGGCCACCTTCAAGGACAAGGGCCAGGAGCCATTGCCAGATGAGTACCATGGGGATCTCCATGTCTTTACAACCTTCTGGGAGTGGACGCTCTGTGACCGCTGCGGGGTACGTGGGGAACAGTGGCGCCTTGGACTCTGCTACCTGCAGAACCCTGGCCTCTCCCCTCGCTATCTTAAGACAATGCCTGATGTAGTGTCCTGTGGCTCTCGGGCTGTGCCAAGGAAACTGCACACCAAGACCAAGTACCACACACCTGAAATGCTGATTCAGAGCTGCCAAGTGCCCTGTAAGAAGAATCATATCCAGAAGGGCATGCTAGCCATCATCAACTATGTGGCCAAACTGGGCAGCCGGCCCTGGCTGCCTCAGGTGCCCATTCAATTCCATCAGCAGAGACTAGGCCATGGCCTCATCATCTCCTGTCCCGGGGCCAGGCCAGAACATGCTGTGGCCTGGGACAAGGACAGTCAGCCCCTGTACCGCACCCAGTACCTAAAAGGTGTCAACAGATCCATGAGGGTTTTCATTGACCATGGCAACCACCTCCACATCCGATTCACCCGGCTGAGTGACCGGGGCATCTACTACTGCTGGCGGCAAGGGAGGAAAATTGCTGGCTTCCGGTTGGGCGTAACATCTCGGGGACACTACCCAGCCTCGCTCTCAGACCCTGAGACTCGCACCGCTGTGGAGCTCACCCTGCTAGGCTATGCACTTATCACGGTGGCCTTTGTCACCATTCATGTCTGTCGTTGCTGTTGCTACTCATTTCGCTGTTGTCCCAACTTTGCCCCCGATTCCCTGCTCCAGCTGTGA
- the Ccdc103 gene encoding coiled-coil domain-containing protein 103, translating to MEKNDVINFKALEKELQAALAADEKYKRENDAKLRAVEQRVPSYEDFRGIVLASHLKPLEQKDKMGGKRIAPWNCHTTQERTFQDVAAEIPQEKSPFQPTTSSEFYRDWRRYLRSGPERYQALLQLGGPRLGHLFQTDVGFGLLGELLVALAEHVRLNDREAVLGILHSLANTGRFTLNLSLLSHAERESCQHLFQKLQAMGTTGPTQEGLSMEQPSTVLQEEEGLLQELRGLYGVH from the exons ATGGAAAAGAATGATGTGATCAACTTCAAGGCTTTGGAGAAAGAGCTGCAGGCTGCACTTGCTGCTGACGAGAAGTACAAAAGGGAGAATGATGCCAAGCTGCGAGCAGTTGAACAAAGGGTGCCTTCCTATGAGGACTTCAG AGGTATTGTCCTTGCGTCACACCTGAAACCTCTAGAACAGAAGGACaagatgggaggaaagagaattGCGCCCTGGAACTGTCACACTACTCAGGAAAGGACTTTTCAAGATGTGGCCGCTGAAATACCCCAG GAGAAGTCACCCTTCCAGCCCACGACCTCTTCAGAGTTTTACCGTGATTGGCGGCGATACTTAAGAAGTGGACCAGAGCGCTACCAAGCCCTGCTTCAGCTCGGGGGTCCCAGGCTGGGCCACCTCTTCCAGACGGATGTGGGCTTTGGACTTCTCGGGGAGCTGCTGGTGGCACTGGCTGAGCACGTGAGGCTTAATGACCGGGAGGCAGTACTGGGGATTCTGCACAGCTTGGCTAACACCGGGAGGTTCACCTTGAACCTGAGCCTGCTGAGCCATGCAGAGCGAGAGAGCTGCCAGCACTTGTTTCAGAAGTTGCAGGCCATGGGCACCACTGGACCCACGCAGGAGGGACTCAGTATGGAACAGCCATCTACTGTGCTACAGGAAGAGGAAGGGCTGCTACAGGAGCTAAGGGGGCTGTATGGGGTCCACTGA